CGATGATAACTTGATCCGATGCAATAACCCGATCCGAAGCAAATTTTGTAACAGGAGTAAAACCCGACCAATAACCCGATCCAAAGCAAACTTTGTAACTTCAGTAGCTTCCACGTCCATCTCTGCAACGCGTTCCGTACTCAATTTGTTAAATTCAATGGCGGCAATTAGAACCACCGCCGTAACTATCGTCAAAGACATCTTCCGGTTAtcgccatcaccatcaccatcaccaccttaTGTTCGTACAGTCATTCGGACCGTTCCCTCTCCACTTCGCCTCGTTATCCATCGTCCAATTAGCTACAGTCCTGTCCGATGTGCGGCGGCCCCCGATTCCGGCGGCAATAAGAAAACGTCATCGCGGCTGTCTCAGGTTCAACAGCAATTACATGAAGCCATTGAGAGGTCTGCTGGCGGCAATCAACCTATCCCTAAGATTACTTTAGGTATGTTTCAAAATTTTGAGTTTAATAATCTAATGTGCCCTAGTTATGTTAGGGCGATACATGAATATATAAACGTTGATTACTTGAGATGTTAGCCAGGAAGGGTAAACATTTTATATAGGCTATGTAGAAGCTAGAAATTGATCACGCCAAAATTCATCGGTAATATGAATTTTAGCTCGAGTGCAATGAGGTTATGGTTGCTATGATGTTTAATGGACCATACGATAACAACTTTCCGGTCTTTTAACCATAAAGGACCATGTTCCGGGGTTAAAATCCCGAAAAAGGTAGTTAATCGCCATGTCCGATTGTTGAACATTCAAATGATCCCTAATCAGACACAATGACATCCTTCGTATTCCATACTTGTTTACCTTTTTCAAGAGTACTTGTGAAATATAACAAAACCTTGATCTTCATATCCAACCCCCTAAATGAAGGAACTTGTCCTCTACTTGTATTATAGGAGTTATTAATGAATTAACTTGATCTTAATAGCTGCAATCATAAGCTTAATAATGATTATGAACCTGCACAATTGTGATGTACTACTTTGCTTTATCTTGCGCATTCTACCATTCGTTCTCACACTCTTTATTATTTTATGCACAACTTACGTGTATGATAAAAAATCAAAAGCAGGTATATTCACAAACACCAGTTAGTCTGTTAGAGTTGGTTAGTATCAATTGTGCGGCTACTAACGACTATTAAACCGATAGCACTTTATAGACTACTAGTTGAGATAGTATCAAAAATATTTTCGAAAGTTCATATTCATAAAACGATAGATTTAAAAGACATCCTAATGAATTCAGGTTCACATATATGTTGATTGATAGCACCTATAGAATTGACTAAAAATGTATAAGATATATACATTAGTAAAAGTACCTCTTCATAATGAAGTAAGTCTTAACACTAAAGAATGAACCAGGAGCAAATAATACTGGTAATTTTAGTCTAATTATAAAATTATGTGTTCCATCAATTGCAGAATATTCAATAATACGAGTTTTAGATATTTAGATATTTAGGTATACACATAAATACATCACATTAATTGATAGATACTTGCTTATTAATAGAATGAAGACACTATAACATATAAACTTGAAAAGTTTAAGCATAATATATAATTAGATTTGATTGAGATGTGAAAACTAAATTCATGAAATGATTTACATAGCTTCGAGCAACATGGAATTTCTTAATAGAAGGTAACAAAACTTAGTTGTTGCCTGGTAGTTGAAATATGTAGCAACAGTTTCAAATTAATAGGAGCCCAAATAGATATTGTTAGAGGAGATACCTTTTTTGTTAAACTATAAAGGAAAGTGGTTATTTGGAATTTTAGATATATTCATAGATCAAGAGGCAATTCGGGTTATATAATGCCtctttattacaagtattatatattatatttgtatttatactaTGTAAATAACATCTAAAACTCCCAACATTACAATATCAACCCCAAAATCTGTTAGTAACATACTTGGCAACTAAAGGATCTAGTGATCAGAACTTCAAGCTTACAGTTGACGATCCTAACTTACTAAACAACTAAATGCAGATTAAGAGTCTACCATTTGGACTGCATTAATGATCTTTAAAACTCTTACCGAACCTCAACCAATGAACCCTGGTAACGAACTATTGCTAACTGCCTTGCCCCGCTAGGTTTTACCAGCATCATTTGGACTTCTACGTCACTCCATCAATCTCTAAGTTATGTTTCTTGCTTCTGGTTACTGCTAAATCTTCTTGAAGGCTTCACAACCTACTTCTTAGATTTGTTGACAATCTgccatttacaaaaaaaaaaaaagttatgaaTTCTGTAGAACCAAAATTTAAGCTATATGACAGATCTAAAATTGATCAATATTAGTGGGATTGGAAACAAGAACAATTTATACCTGGTGGGGATTAAAGAGGTATAGATGAGTGATACGGTGAtacacaaaaaatatgagtaaccaATAGAAATAGATGATATAAATGAAGAGAAGTAGtgccgttccaaaaaaaaaaaaaatgaaaagtagTATGCATCGTGTCCATATTTTAGAAGTGACGTGTATGACAAATAGTAAatgttattaataaattaaataaatattttgtattttttttacatCTATGTCATGGCATTACAATTTTTTGGGAAACCCTCTAGACGAAGGAAAAAAGTTCGTTTGATAAAAGAAGTATGCGTGACACATAGGATGAATTATATGCTCTCTTAGTTATTATAGAAATTGCTAAAAGATTTATAATCTAAAAGAGTAGGAGGAGCTATAATATAAAAGAGTACGTCTTGTATGCAAAATGATGTAAACTATACACAAAGGCTTCAATCTTATACGTGTATCTGTTTCCTTGAGTGAATGTTTGAAATTGAATTGTGAAATGGCAGGTCAGTGATGGAACTCATTTTGATGCAATTTTAACTGTGAAGATTTATGGGGCTATTCTGCGTTCTTATTGTCTACTTGATTATCTGTTTCTTGCAATTAAATAAATTATACCTTTTTACCTTAAAGCTAACACCTTTACTGGGTTAATAACATGTATTCTGCAAAATAATGTTTATACTGGAAGTAAATGTTCTCATTATGTATGTCTGCTCATACATGGTGCTACAATTTGGTATAGTGCTGTTTATGTATTCTGGTTGTAGATACAGCTATTCATATGACGGAGACCCTTTTTTGTGTTTTAGATCATGTTACAGTGAGCTATGCTAGGAGTGGTGGACCTGGTGGTCAAAATGTCAACAAAGGTTTGATATCTTTAAATCTTTCGCACTTCTAAATTATCTTCGTTTTATACCAAAGTTTTCATTTTTTCAATTTTTGCAGTAAACACCAAGGTTGATATGAGATTTAATGTCCAGGCAGCACATTGGTTAAGTGACAGAGTGAGAGAGAAAATACTACAGATGGTTGGTTCTGTACATCAAAATTATCTTCTTTTTATaccaaaaattatattttttaaagCTCGGTTTCAACCTTATGTTCATAACTCAGGAAAAGAATCGAATCAACAAAGATGGCGAGCTAGTGATCTCTTCCACAAAGACCAGAACACAAAAGTAGAATTCCATCCATTTCTCATATCAGTTTTCTATTTTCGTTAGTGTGTTTTCAAAATCgaacattaatatttttaaaatgtttAATCTCCAGGGGTAACGTCGATGATGCCTTGGAGAAGCTACAGGTACCAATAACATGAATgctgtaaaaaataaaaatataggaATCATGTTAACAGATTTAGTATAGTTATAGAATTTCACTATTAATTAATACATGCCGTCTCATATAATGACTGTAATTAAATAAATATGCTAGGCAATCATTGATACTGCTTCGTATGTACCACCACCTCCATCAGAAGAACAAGTGAAGAAAATTACCAAAATGTAACTCTTGTTTTTTAGCTAATCCCTCAATTTTCTTTATAATGCAAACGGATTTGAAattctattatttatttatttattttattattatttttcttatacaGAGCTGCTGCTGCAGAGCACAAAAGGCTGCAGAATAAGAAGGTTCTATCACAGAAGAAAGCATTAAGAAGAAGCCGAGACAGTTATGACTAAACATTCAACAACGATAGGTGCTTAAAGATCAACCATAGTCGATGTAAGATTCAATTATCGTGCTACTTTTGCTTATAACTCCTAACACGCCTTATTTCAGATGAGAATTATAGCATAAAACTAGGTGATTTCATGCATTATAATCAAACATACGTGGGTGACTGATGCAAAGGTACTAATAAATAAATGTCACTTGGTTGACCATGTCATTATAATTAATACACGTCGCTTTCTAAGTTAAGTTGTAGAAACTAAATAATGATGTATATATTTGGAATAAAATTTACAGTGGTTGTTATTTATGGTTTATTTAAATGGCAACTTTCATATGTTTTGTAggcgaattaatattaatattagtaaaattatacAACTTGGCGAGTTGGGAGATGATGTGTTTAAGCATGCAGTACGGTAAACGAAAGAGGTACAAAACATATTGTTGTTGACTTTTAAGAAGAATATTGTTTAGAAGCCATGAGCATATTGGGATGGTGAAAGCCAGAAGATGTTACATGTTGGCGTATTATCTTTTCTATCCggtattatcttatatgtttaatcATCGCTGTACTCTTCATTTTCTTATCTTTATTTCATACTTACTTTTCTTCTTATTAAACAGTAATTACTCAGATAATGTAAaagataaaaaaatacaaataactagtggagtatataatataatatcataacaTTTAAAAATAAACAAACAATAGAAAATTTTCAGTCTAATACAAGTACATTTTTTACAGGTTCGATCATGGTGGCTTACTAAGGCTCTATGTTCATTATTTCCGATTTGTCCAGTTGCTTTTATTTTACAATAAATAAATAGAGTTAAAAGTAACAATAGTATATGATATCCTAAGTTGGTAACGTATAATACATATTGAAAGTGATGATcgagaaaaataaaagaaaaaaaaaattgccaTGACAATGATTTTGAGCTTCGTCAacgatattttagaatatattggtaTTGATATTTGATAGGAAGTACAAGTAAAACATGTACAATCCGATGGAGAACCGGTCGCAAAAGTGATGCCTGCATACGTACGTACGCGGTGCAAACATATAGTCTTGCATATAGAAGGCTTGGCTAGTCAAAGCCAGGTGACATTGACTATTTTTATTTATCGACTAAGATCGTATTTAGCGAACCAGCTAGAATTGAAAATTTAAGTTGAAGTTTACTTTCTAAGTTGAGCGCTATAACTCCTTTTTATAATGTTTGGTAAAGTAATTGAATGCTTAATTGCTTATAGTGTAAATATATTGAACATGGTACAAATATAAAATGTAATTAGTGAAATGATCCGTGGAATCAAGAGTTGTTTTTAACAAAACAGTTTAAAGATAAGTACAATTGCAACGGTCCGTTAAACCCATCCGTTAACGGCCGTTAGTGGATAACAACCAAAACCAGCAAATCGTTAAAGGCCTTGTTAGCCAAGCCTGCAACAGGTCTAACGGACTGACATGTGGGTCCCCCCTTTTTTTTCCCAAAGGCAATAATGcagtttttgttttttgtttttttcccCAACGGCTAGAATGCAGCTTTTTTATTCCTTATTActtatttactttatttcactatatatacatacacatactccACAAACTCAATCACTACACTTTCAATCTCAATCTTTATTCAAACACAAACATAATCACACTCATACACTCTCAATCTTTCAATTCAAACAAAAATGTCTAACCCAAATAACGATTTCTTCAACCATATGTTAAACGATCCAATCCTGTCACCAAATCAATCATCTTCGAACCAAGCTAACAATTCGTCTCCAAGCCAAACTAGTTTTTCTCAACAACAAAATTTTGTTCCATCACAACAACTatcaccatttcaacaacaattacaatttcAAAACATGAATACATATTATTCACCTCAACAATTTCCTAGTAACCAACACCAATTCTTTTCACAATCACAACAACTACTTCCATACGTACAACAACATTTAAC
This window of the Rutidosis leptorrhynchoides isolate AG116_Rl617_1_P2 chromosome 7, CSIRO_AGI_Rlap_v1, whole genome shotgun sequence genome carries:
- the LOC139857899 gene encoding uncharacterized protein; translated protein: MAAIRTTAVTIVKDIFRLSPSPSPSPPYVRTVIRTVPSPLRLVIHRPISYSPVRCAAAPDSGGNKKTSSRLSQVQQQLHEAIERSAGGNQPIPKITLDHVTVSYARSGGPGGQNVNKVNTKVDMRFNVQAAHWLSDRVREKILQMEKNRINKDGELVISSTKTRTQKGNVDDALEKLQAIIDTASYVPPPPSEEQVKKITKIAAAAEHKRLQNKKVLSQKKALRRSRDSYD